GCCGGCCGAGCCCCACCACCTGCAAGTCCGTTCCCATACAGCGCATCGACATCCTCGACCAAAGTTCGGGCGACATTCGCGCGCACGGCCCTGGTACTGAATCGCACCTGCACCTCCTCCTGAGTCGCGATCACCGCCGGTCAGGGGTTAGGGCATTGCGTCCGCGATCGGACAGCCAACACCGACCTCGACAGCTACAGGTTCGTCATCGTCGCCGTGCTGCTGCTGGCGCGGGGAGTCAGCTAGGCGCTGGCACGGCCGCGGGTTGGGTCGGTGGCCCAGTGGCAACCCACGAATGGGGCCGGAGGCGCGTCGCCTTGCTCTGACGCTAACCACTCCCAGCCCCGCTGGCGAGTAGACGGGCGGCATTGTTCGGGCGCGCCGGGTTGCGCAGAACCGCCAACCCATCGCGAAGACGCGGGAGGCGGCGGGGGCCGGCGGGCGCGTCGCGCCGTAGACAGCAGTCTTCTCCTGGTTTCGTCCCGATTCGGAGACCGACTCGGCCCGAGAGCGACACTCGCGGCAGGAGCGGCCGGCTTCGCTGCATCCTCCGTCCTGGGCGGGTTCTCCGCTGAGTTCAGTCTCCTCGTTCTGGCCAGAGTGATGCAGGGCGCGTCAGCGGCGCTCATCGCCCCCGCCGCTCTCGCTGCACTATCGCTGACGTTTCCCTCCGGGAGGGGGAGGACTCGAGCCTTCGCAATCTACGCGGCTGTCGGAGTGGCGGGCGCGGCGGTCGGCCTGTTCGCGGGTGGTGCGCTCACTCAGATGCTCTCCTGGAGGTGGACGTTGCTTGTCCTGGCCGTCCTCGCAGGGGTGGTCCTGGCGATGACGCTGATTGCATTCCCTACCCGCAGGAGCTCCGAACATCGCTCGACACGCCCGCTCAGCGGCATACTCATCACCGCTGGCCTGTTCTCTCTCGTGCTCGCGCTGTCAGTGTTCGAGTCCGGAGATCTGAGGACGGCTGTGCTGCTCATCCTGGGCGGCGCAGGCGCCGTACTGGGCTTCATCTTCGCGGAACGGCGCACGTCCGACCCCCTGGTGCCGGCCCGAGTTCTGAAGGATCGAACACGGCTCGGTGCGCTCGTCGCTCTCGGGCTCGGTGCGGCCGGACTCTTCTCGGTCTTCCTCTTCGTCGTCTACTACTCCGACGTCGTCCTGGGGTTCGACGTGGCCACCACCAGCATCGCGCTGATCCCGTTCCCTGTCGCCGCGGTCGCGTCCTCGTTACTCCTCGCACCCCTCCTGCAGCGTTCAATCGGCGAGAGAGCAGGTCTGCTCATCGGACTCGGCCTCGCCGGCGCAGGGATGGCGTGGGCCGCGTTGACCGCTCCCGCAGCAAGCTACGCCTTCTCGACACTGCCGAGCATCGTGATGGTCGCCGCAGGGATGGGACTGGTCTTCGCGTCGGCTCAGGATCTCGCCACCCGCGGGCTCTCGGCGGCAGACGAGAGCGTCGGGGCTGCTCTCGTCCACGCCTTCCAACAGATCGGAGGCGCGATCGGGGTCACCGCTCTCAATGCGGTCTCCGTTGTCGTCGCGAGAGTGTCATCCGACCCGGTCGCGGGCTACACCGCCGTGTTCGCCGCGACAGGGGCGATCTATGTGATCGCGCTCGTCGGCACGCTCCTCATCTGGATGCCGGCACGCCGGTCACCGCGCCCCCTCCTCGCGCGTTAGCTCAGCTCTCACCGAGCATGGAGCGGGCGATGCGCCGCCAGGCCGGAAGGTGCGGGTCGGTGGCGGGATCATGCGCGGCGAACGCGTAAGTCAGAGCGACGCCGCGCATCGCGTTGTGGAGCAGTGAGATGAGGTCTGCGAAGCCTTCGTGCGATGCATACCGCTCTCCGAAGAGCCGGACGATGCGCGCGCGGTTGCGCTGGCCGAGCGCTCCTTCGGCGGGTCGCAGCGCCGCAGCGAGATCGGGATTGTGCTCGGCGTTGACCCACAGCTGCAACGCTGCTCGGAACAGCGGTCCGTGGAAGGTCGACCACATGACGGTGACGGCCTCGTCGAGATCGTCGACAGGCACCAGATCATCATCGAGCTCGAGTCCACCCTCGCGACGATCGGCGAGGTACTGCACCGCCGCCACGAGAAGCGTGTCACGCGAGGGGAACTGGTGCAGCACGCTTCCGCGCGAGACCCCGGCGATCTCCTGGATGCGCGTGGTCGTCGTCGCCACGTAACCCTCCTCGGCGAGGCAGGTCACCGCGGCCGTCAGAATGCGTTCGCGCGTGTCCCATGCCCGTTGCTGGACCGGTATTGCGGCGACGTGAGACGACATGCGAGAAAGCCTAACGTCGCTGAGGTCTGTCAGGCGAGCGGGTCGGGATCCCGCAGAGCGCGGCCCCAGGGCTCGGCGGGGTCGTGGGTCGCGACGGCCAGGGTCGTGTCGGACTGGCCGTAGTAGGCGAACCACTTGCCGTGGAACTTCACGAGGCCCTCGACGAAGGTCACGTTCGAGACGAGGCCGTTCCTGTCCTCGAAGGTCTGCGGACGCAGCCACGGGTTCTGCATCTTGGCGATGACCTTCGTCGGCTCGTCCGGATCGATCGCGATCTGCCCGCAGCGGTAGTCGACGCCTGTCGTTCCGTCATCACGCACGGTGACCGTCGCGCCGTTGGTCAGCATGACGAGCAGGCCGTTGTCTGTGACGACGGGCGAAGTGCCGATCTCGACGAGCGTCTCGTCCCATGCGCCGGCCGTCGGCGAGTACATCGGCTCGGTGTCGGGAGCGCCGGGCGTCCAATGGATGAGGTCGTCGCTGGTGGCCCAGTAGATCGCCCCCTCACCGAAATACATCCACCACTTCCCGTGCATCTTCTGTGGCACGATCACCCCGGCCTTCGACCATTTCCGGCCGCGGGGGAAGGTGGTCTTGAAGGTGTCGAAGCCGTCGAAGAGCGGTCCGTGCCTGGTCCAGTCGCGCAGATCGGTCGAGGTCGCGAGGCACAGCTGCGCGCTGCGCCGATCCCACCCCGTATAGGTGAGGTAGTAGGTGCCGTCGATCAGCGCGATGCGCGGGTCCTCGCATCCGTAGCACTCGTAGTCCTCGGCGGGCGAGAGGATCGGCGCGTCCTCACGGGTGAAGTTCACGCCGTCGCTCGATCGGGCGAGACCGATGTGAGAGATGATGTCGTCGGCGTGCGCCCGGTACAGCAGCAGCACCTCGTCGCCGTCGACGAGCGCGGCCGGGTTGTAGAGGTTGCCGGACTCCCAGCTGTCGCCGCGCGGGCGGAGGATGGGGTTGCCCTCGTAGGGGGTGAACGGTCCGAGCGGGAAGGATGCTCCGGTGAACATGGCGTCCTTTCTGACTAGCCCTTGACGGCCGCGCCGAGGTCGGTGGCCGTGAAGAAGCGCTGGAAGAAGATGAACAGGATGACGACGGGGAAGGCCAGCGCCGTCGCGCCGGCGAGGATTGCTCCGTTGGGGTTGGCTGTGGACTGTGCGGCGTTGGAGATGTAGTTCGCGAGCGAGACGGCGAGCGGTTGCAGCGCCGCATCCTTCGTGATGAGGAACGGCCAGAGGAACTCGTTCCATGGGCCGATGAACGTCACGAGGATGACCGTGACCAGGGCGGGCCGGATGAGAGGGATCGCGATCGAGAAGAGCAGGCGGAGCTCCCCCGCCCCGTCGATGCGCGCTGCCTCGAATATCTCCACCGGCAGCGCGCGGAAGAACTGCGCGAAGATGAACACGGCGGTGGTGTTGATGATGAACGGCAGGACCATTCCGAGGTACGAGTCGCCGAGTCCGTAGTTGCGCGTGATCTGGATGTACAGCGGGATCATGAGCAGCTGGAACGGCACCATCTGCACGAGCAGCATGAGTACCCAGATCATGCCGCGACCACGGAAGTCGAGCCGGGCGATCGCGTAGCCGGCGAGCACTCCGAACACCACCGTGCCCAGCAGCACCGCCCCGGTGATGATGACGGAGTTGACGAGCGAGCCGACCAGATCGATGCGCGAGTCGATCGCGAGGAAGTTGTCGACCGTCCATCCGCTCGTCGGGAACAGCGACGTCGGGGAATTCGTCGGATTCTCCTGGAAGGCCCCGACGAGCATGAAGTAGAAGGGGAAGGCGAACCCGATGGCCGCGATCGTGAGCAGGGTCGCACTCACGACGCGGGGGGCTATCTTGCTGCGTGTCATCATCGCTCCTTCGTCGCACGCTGCGCGGCCAGCGACAGCAGGCCCACCAGGATCACGAGGATTATGCCGATCGCCGCCGCGGTGTCGGGGTTCTGCTGCTGGATGCCCAGCTGATAGATGAGCAGCGCCGGTGTGGTCGAGGCGCCGTCCGGGCCGCCGCCGTTGGTGAGCAGGTACGGCTCGGTGAACAGATTGGCGCCGGTGATGATCGAGAGGATCAGCACGAGCGTGGTGGCGTTGCGCACGCCGGGGACCGTCACGTGACGGAAGCGCGTGAAGATGCTCGCCCCGTCGGTCTCGGACGACTCGTAGAGCTCTTTCGGCACGTTCTGCAGTGCCGCGAGGTACAGCAGGATGTAGAAGCCCATCTCCTTCCACGTGACGTACAGCGCGATCATCGGCATCGCCAGAGCGCTGTTCACCAGCCAGGACGGATCGGGGGCGAACGGCCCAAGGATCGTATTGACCAGACCGTTGCCTGAGAAGAGAAGCATCCACACGCCGACGAGCGAGACGCTCGCCGTCAGGTACGGAACGTAGAACGCCACCCGGTATGCGGCCGCCCACCGGATGCCGTTGTTCAGCGCCACCGCCAGCACGAGCGAGAAGACGGCGGTCAGCGGCACGTTGATCACGAGGAACAGGAGCGTGTTGCGCAGCGCGTCGAGGACTCTCGGATCCGTGAGCACGGTGGCGAAGTTGTCGAAGCCGACGAACGGCCGATCGACCTCGACGCCCGGAGCGGTGAAGAAGTAGTCGTGGAACGCGATGTAGACCGCGAACCCCAGAGGGTAGGCGAAGATCGCGATCACGAAGATGAGATAGGGCAGCGCGAAGAGGCCGCCGATCGGCTGCGCACCCAGCCATCGGGTGCGCAGCCGCCGGTTGTCGGTCATGTGATCACTCGGCGACGAGGTCGTCGATCTTGGCCGCGGTGTTCGTCAGGAAGTCGTCGACGGACCCCTTGCCGAAGATCACCGCAGACGAGTACTCGTCACGGAAGGTCTGCCACGCCTCCACCGAGTTCGGGATGCTGGGCACTCCGCGGGTCGCCTCCGACTGCTCGGCGAAGTAGACCGACTCGGGATGCGCGTCGAAGTAGTCGGGATAGGTGTCCATCAGCGCCGTGCGCATGGGCATCTGTCCGCTCAGCTCCAGAAGGGTTCCGTCGGCATCCTCGCTGGTCGAGAACTTCAGGAACTCCCAGGCGGTGCCCTGGTTCTCGCAGGCCGTGAACATCGACACCCCCTTCGAGTCGGCGAACGAGATCGGATCCTCGCGGCCGTCGCTCGTCGGCACGGGCATGAAGCCCACATCGACGGCGCCCGCGTAGGTCGGAATGGCCCAGGGGCCGCCGATCTGCATCGCGGTGGTGCCGACGACCATCGGGTTGTCGGTCGAGGTCTCGGTGGGGGCCAGCTTCTCGTCGTACATCGTCGCCCAGAACTCGGCCACTGCACGCCCGGCGTCGGAATCGAAGGTCGACGTGCCGTCCTCGACGAGCATCGTGCCGTCGGTTTCGGCGAGGTACAGCGGGTAGAAGTCACCCCACGCCCAGTAGAACTCGCTGGTGGGCTTGGGCCAGATCGCACTCTGCACTCCGGAATCGACGAGCGTGCGCGCGCCCTCGAGGAACGCCTCGTGCGTCTGCATCTGCGGGTCTTCCGGATCGATGCCGGCCTGGGCGAACAGCGTCTTGTTGTACATCACGACGATGGGGTTCGACTTCCACGGCAGCTGGTAGAAGCGTCCGTCGACAGCATAGGAACCCACGTCACCGCTGCGCTGTTCGATGTAGTCGTCGCCGCCCTCGAGGGAGCTCAGGTCGACCAGACCACCCTGCTTGACCCAGTCGGACACTGCAGCGGGCGAGATGTTGTAGACGAGGCACGGTGCTGTTCCCCCGGTGATGGCGGCGGTGATCGCCTCCTCCGACGTGGACCCGGCCGGCAGCGGCTGCGCGGTGACCTGCTCGTCGGGATGGTCGGCGTTCCAGGCGTCGACCATGGCCTTTCCCCACGCCAGCTCCTGTTCGTTGTTCGACAGCCAGATGTCGATGGGACCGGTGGCGGCGGATTGCTCGGTGCCGGCGGGGCTTGCGCCGGCCGAACAGCCGGTGGCGACGAGCACTGTCGCACTGATCAGTGCGAGCGATCGGATCTTCTTCATGGGTGTCCTCCTTGACACGAGGGGCGCGAGGACGCGCGGAGTCTTTCGGATGGCGTGAGGTCAGGGTCCTCATCGCCCCGATGCGGCGGGCCTCGTGGGCCTGCTGGAGATCAGAGTGACGGAAAAGTTTTAATTAGTCAAGAATGACTAATTACTGATTCGCTTCACGAGCATCGACCCTCTCGCCGTTAAACAGTCAGACTTGACTAATTTTTTGGATGCGGTCATAGTGAGGTCGTCGGAACACAACGAGGAGTTCATGTGGCCAATCGAAATCAGGTCGTCGTCGCGGGAGTGGGCATGGTGCCGTTCACCAAGCCGTCGGCGGGGGCGTCATACGACACGATGGGCTCGGAGGCGACCGTTCTGGCGCTCGCCGACGCCGGCATCGACTACGGGTTGATCCAGCAGGCGTATGTCGGATGGGTCTACGGCGACTCGACGGCCGGGCAGGTGGCGCTCTACCGCGTCGGACTGTCGGGGATCCCGATTGTCAACGTGAACAACAACTGCGCGACTGGGTCGACCGCGCTCTTCCTCGCCCGCCAGGCCGTCGAGAGCGGCGCCGTCGACTGCGCACTCGCGCTCGGCTTCGAGCAGATGACCCCGGGTGCCCTCCGAGAGACCTTTCAGGACCGCACGTCGCCGATGACCGCGCTGATCGACGCGCTCCCCCCGGGCTCCGGGGAGAACGGCATCGTCGGCCGACTCTTCGGCGGAGCGGGCCTCGAGCACATGGAGCGCTACGGAACGTCCGCGTCGACGTTCGCCAAGATCGCCGTCAAGGCGAGATCACACGCCGCGAACAACCCGTACGCCGTGTTCCGGACTGCTCTGACGGTCGAGGAGGTCCTGGCATCCGCCCCGGTGTCCGACCCGCTGACGCGCCTGATGAGCTGCCCGCCGACGTGCGGGGCCGCGGCCGCCGTCATCTGCACGCCGGAGTTCGCCGCGGCGCACGGGCTGTCGACCGCCGTGACGATACGCGCTCAGGCCATGACCACCGACACGCCCCAGACCTTCTCCTCGGGGGATCGCCGCGAGCTGGTCGGTGCGGGCATGACTCGACAGGCGGCACAGCAGGTCTACGAGCAGTCCGGCGTCGACCCGGCCGACATCCCCGTCGTCGAGTTACACGATTGCTTCGCGACCAACGAGCTGATCAGCTACGAGGCGCTCGGCCTGACGCCGGAGGGCACGGGCGCGGCGTTCGTCGACGACGGGGAGAACACGTACGGAGGGCGCGTCGTCACCAACCCCTCCGGGGGACTGCTTTCGAAGGGACACCCGCTCGGCGCGACCGGACTCGCTCAGTG
The sequence above is a segment of the Microbacterium sp. Root553 genome. Coding sequences within it:
- a CDS encoding TetR/AcrR family transcriptional regulator, giving the protein MSSHVAAIPVQQRAWDTRERILTAAVTCLAEEGYVATTTTRIQEIAGVSRGSVLHQFPSRDTLLVAAVQYLADRREGGLELDDDLVPVDDLDEAVTVMWSTFHGPLFRAALQLWVNAEHNPDLAAALRPAEGALGQRNRARIVRLFGERYASHEGFADLISLLHNAMRGVALTYAFAAHDPATDPHLPAWRRIARSMLGES
- a CDS encoding carbohydrate ABC transporter permease → MTRSKIAPRVVSATLLTIAAIGFAFPFYFMLVGAFQENPTNSPTSLFPTSGWTVDNFLAIDSRIDLVGSLVNSVIITGAVLLGTVVFGVLAGYAIARLDFRGRGMIWVLMLLVQMVPFQLLMIPLYIQITRNYGLGDSYLGMVLPFIINTTAVFIFAQFFRALPVEIFEAARIDGAGELRLLFSIAIPLIRPALVTVILVTFIGPWNEFLWPFLITKDAALQPLAVSLANYISNAAQSTANPNGAILAGATALAFPVVILFIFFQRFFTATDLGAAVKG
- a CDS encoding MFS transporter; the encoded protein is MAQWQPTNGAGGASPCSDANHSQPRWRVDGRHCSGAPGCAEPPTHREDAGGGGGRRARRAVDSSLLLVSSRFGDRLGPRATLAAGAAGFAASSVLGGFSAEFSLLVLARVMQGASAALIAPAALAALSLTFPSGRGRTRAFAIYAAVGVAGAAVGLFAGGALTQMLSWRWTLLVLAVLAGVVLAMTLIAFPTRRSSEHRSTRPLSGILITAGLFSLVLALSVFESGDLRTAVLLILGGAGAVLGFIFAERRTSDPLVPARVLKDRTRLGALVALGLGAAGLFSVFLFVVYYSDVVLGFDVATTSIALIPFPVAAVASSLLLAPLLQRSIGERAGLLIGLGLAGAGMAWAALTAPAASYAFSTLPSIVMVAAGMGLVFASAQDLATRGLSAADESVGAALVHAFQQIGGAIGVTALNAVSVVVARVSSDPVAGYTAVFAATGAIYVIALVGTLLIWMPARRSPRPLLAR
- a CDS encoding lipid-transfer protein; the encoded protein is MANRNQVVVAGVGMVPFTKPSAGASYDTMGSEATVLALADAGIDYGLIQQAYVGWVYGDSTAGQVALYRVGLSGIPIVNVNNNCATGSTALFLARQAVESGAVDCALALGFEQMTPGALRETFQDRTSPMTALIDALPPGSGENGIVGRLFGGAGLEHMERYGTSASTFAKIAVKARSHAANNPYAVFRTALTVEEVLASAPVSDPLTRLMSCPPTCGAAAAVICTPEFAAAHGLSTAVTIRAQAMTTDTPQTFSSGDRRELVGAGMTRQAAQQVYEQSGVDPADIPVVELHDCFATNELISYEALGLTPEGTGAAFVDDGENTYGGRVVTNPSGGLLSKGHPLGATGLAQCAELVWQLRGTAGARQVEGARLALQHNIGLGGAAVVTLYERQGTQR
- a CDS encoding glycoside hydrolase family 130 protein; the protein is MFTGASFPLGPFTPYEGNPILRPRGDSWESGNLYNPAALVDGDEVLLLYRAHADDIISHIGLARSSDGVNFTREDAPILSPAEDYECYGCEDPRIALIDGTYYLTYTGWDRRSAQLCLATSTDLRDWTRHGPLFDGFDTFKTTFPRGRKWSKAGVIVPQKMHGKWWMYFGEGAIYWATSDDLIHWTPGAPDTEPMYSPTAGAWDETLVEIGTSPVVTDNGLLVMLTNGATVTVRDDGTTGVDYRCGQIAIDPDEPTKVIAKMQNPWLRPQTFEDRNGLVSNVTFVEGLVKFHGKWFAYYGQSDTTLAVATHDPAEPWGRALRDPDPLA
- a CDS encoding carbohydrate ABC transporter permease; translation: MTDNRRLRTRWLGAQPIGGLFALPYLIFVIAIFAYPLGFAVYIAFHDYFFTAPGVEVDRPFVGFDNFATVLTDPRVLDALRNTLLFLVINVPLTAVFSLVLAVALNNGIRWAAAYRVAFYVPYLTASVSLVGVWMLLFSGNGLVNTILGPFAPDPSWLVNSALAMPMIALYVTWKEMGFYILLYLAALQNVPKELYESSETDGASIFTRFRHVTVPGVRNATTLVLILSIITGANLFTEPYLLTNGGGPDGASTTPALLIYQLGIQQQNPDTAAAIGIILVILVGLLSLAAQRATKER
- a CDS encoding ABC transporter substrate-binding protein; translated protein: MKKIRSLALISATVLVATGCSAGASPAGTEQSAATGPIDIWLSNNEQELAWGKAMVDAWNADHPDEQVTAQPLPAGSTSEEAITAAITGGTAPCLVYNISPAAVSDWVKQGGLVDLSSLEGGDDYIEQRSGDVGSYAVDGRFYQLPWKSNPIVVMYNKTLFAQAGIDPEDPQMQTHEAFLEGARTLVDSGVQSAIWPKPTSEFYWAWGDFYPLYLAETDGTMLVEDGTSTFDSDAGRAVAEFWATMYDEKLAPTETSTDNPMVVGTTAMQIGGPWAIPTYAGAVDVGFMPVPTSDGREDPISFADSKGVSMFTACENQGTAWEFLKFSTSEDADGTLLELSGQMPMRTALMDTYPDYFDAHPESVYFAEQSEATRGVPSIPNSVEAWQTFRDEYSSAVIFGKGSVDDFLTNTAAKIDDLVAE